TGCTGCTCGAAAGTGATGAGGTTGCGGAGGAGGGAGATGTTGTCATCGTTGATGATGAGTTGAGGAATCTCCATGGATCTCTTGCTTTCGTCAAAAGTGATGTCCAAGAAGCTACTGCCATCGGTCTTATTTGTAAATTGTATTCTCATTGCTTCGAGCACCTCAGCACTCGGGAAGGAAGGTAAGTCGACGGTGTCCagatgtttctcctttcttggcAGCTGGCTAACAAGCCATCCATGAAAAAGATGGAGCAAATGAGAATTTGCTTTAAAGCTACTAACGTTCGAGGTCGAGGTGGAGGGTGAAGAGAGGTTTCGGTGAATTTGCAGCATGAGATCATGACAGAGGAATTCCATTAAGGGAGGATGGTGAAGCGAATCATCCGTGCACTGATCGAAGAGATAAAGAAGGGGACCAAGAGGGAACTGGTTTTCGGCAACCAACATATCGTTGACAATCGATGGAGCTGCCCACTTCCACAAGTACTCTTTCTTCTGTGTTCCATACCACCCCGCGGCTTGCTCCCGTAGAAACTCGGCAATGAAAGTGCAGTCGAGCATCATCATCGCCACGAACTCATTGCTGGTCATGTTGATCTGCTCCGAATAGACACACCTTAAATGCGGCTCCCACTCCTTGAATCGCTCGACAGTGCGCTCCACTAAATCCTCGTCCATGCGGATGCCGCGCTTGAAAAAGTTGGTGGCATTGGGCAATTTGATCCTTTCATCCGTTGCTCGAAACCGTTGCTTTCCATGGTGGTAGGGGCCGAGAGAGACCATCTTTGGTTCAAAAGAATCGGCATTGGTTCTGCGGATGTTATCAGGAACTCGAAAGATCGTCGCCTGGATGGCTTCCACCGATTCTCTTTCCGGGGTCAGTAGTTGCTTCGTGAAAAAACTCGCCATGCGATGCACATCTCTCAGAATATCGAGGGATGCCAGAGAATCATTTTCCATCTCTTATAGTTAGTTAAACAAAAAAGAGACGATTGCAGACTTGTAGCTCTGGATTAATCCAAGAAATTAAGCAACGTTACATTGTTCATGTCAAACTAAATATGAATATGCAAAATCAACTAACAAAATATAGCAAAGAAAGGAGACGGACGattaagaaggagaagaactgaAGGAAGGCAAAGCAAACAAGGATATGATTAAGTAACTAACCAGTAGGGCAGCTAGCTTCAACCTAGATCGCTTCGCTTCGGCAACCTGTCTCGCTCGCTGCTTGGAAGAGAAGGATGAGGAGGATAGGAGGGTATCAGACTTGGGAAATGTAGCTGCATTGACTTCCATAATACAGATCCAGATCCAGATCTGGACAATCAGTTCGTTGACTTTTTATCATTGATTTACTAATTACGACGGtcgctaaattaatttatttctaTCAATGTTAATCTACTTTATCAGGTTAGcttattcttttaataattaagaAAATTAAGATCGAGACAAAGGTAAACTTTTTCTCCTTAAAACTTTTTCTCCAGACCCTTTAATGCACTAAAGCTCTATGAGTTTGCTCCACGTGTACACTCATCTTTCCTTGTTTACGAGTCCATGTTGCTTTGGGACATGTCATTGAAACCTCAGATGTACTAAACTCAATAATTTGCTTCACATGTCATCTTCTTACCTTATGTTTTCAAGTTCGTTTCAAAGAATGCCTCCTGTCAAACCTTCGGTACCTTAAATGCACTAACTTTGTAAGTTTGCTTCTCGTGTTATCCTTCTTCTCTTGCCTTCCAAGTCCACTTCTATATTAGGCCTCAGAGTCATCTAAACTGAAGTGACCAGCTCTATCATGTCGACTCATCCAACAAACTAATTCGACCACAGCAAGTCACCAAACTCTCTAAACTCCTGTGTGTACTATTTTAAATTTCTACACACTTGATCTATAAGTCATAAACACAAGCCAAGGTTAAATATAACTTAAAGTCTTTGTTAAATATACCAAAATCATCATTTCTTTAACATAATAGTCTCACATTCAATATAAGATGAATTGGGCACCTCATGGTCAAAACCAATATACAATAATACTATGTATTTGCCCCCAACCAAAAATCCAACTCCTAGTCCGAATCCACTTCAAATAAACCAAGTTATTCTCATATTATGTTGTTTAAGGAGCAAAATGGGCTAATACACCATCCCCACATGAGCCACCAGTTGATTAGGGGAATCCCTTCTCTTAAGCATGCCTAAGATGTTTGGAGCTACTCATGTGTGACTATAGGAACAGATGCCCTGCTCCATAACACTTCCTTGTTCCCATTCTATCAAGCCAGTTTTTTATACTAAAAAAATGAAATAGTCATTATTGCATCTTTTTTGTATGAGCTAAGATTTGTTAGTTTAATTCTTCTATGAACATGATTTTAACTTTTGGAGCACATATATTTATTCTTCATTACTTTTCAAGTGATTAGATGGATTGTTTAGACAAGTAGTTGATAATAGCTTCTCAGCTTGCTTTTAGTGTTAAAGACCATATGGTTATCCTTGTCAATCTTGCATTAATGGTAGCCTTGTGAACTAGGTCACCCTTATCTAGAATGaataaattaattttctattGGGATTTCAGTTTGCATTGAAATGAGGTTTCCTTATATTGGGGTATGAT
This window of the Zingiber officinale cultivar Zhangliang chromosome 3B, Zo_v1.1, whole genome shotgun sequence genome carries:
- the LOC121967327 gene encoding UPF0481 protein At3g47200-like; this encodes MENDSLASLDILRDVHRMASFFTKQLLTPERESVEAIQATIFRVPDNIRRTNADSFEPKMVSLGPYHHGKQRFRATDERIKLPNATNFFKRGIRMDEDLVERTVERFKEWEPHLRCVYSEQINMTSNEFVAMMMLDCTFIAEFLREQAAGWYGTQKKEYLWKWAAPSIVNDMLVAENQFPLGPLLYLFDQCTDDSLHHPPLMEFLCHDLMLQIHRNLSSPSTSTSNVSSFKANSHLLHLFHGWLVSQLPRKEKHLDTVDLPSFPSAEVLEAMRIQFTNKTDGSSFLDITFDESKRSMEIPQLIINDDNISLLRNLITFEQQCDEVDNYISEYVWFMDCLINTDKDVAVLRKHKIIVSRMRNDEEVAHIFNELRRTDAPVVDFDHLYLAEVMNNVQSYSRNRWNRLWGLWNFSWLRQNYFRNRWVSIVVTVAVFFNLLTLVQTVYAVLSYHKQ